Within the Aeromicrobium sp. Root236 genome, the region CCAGGCCGTCGCGTACGATCGCGACTTCCTCGTCGGTGGCTTCGAGGAGTGGTGAACGCATCGTGCGGTGCTCGACCACGCCGAGGAGCTGCAGCGCAGCCTTGGACGTGATCGCACCTTGCGTGTAGGTCATCATCGCCTTGACGGCGGGAAGCAGCTGGTTGTTGATGGATCGTGCGGTGGCGAGGTCGCCGGCGTCGACGGCCGCGACCATGCGTGCGTACGCACCGGCGGCCGCGTGCGAGACGACGCTCACGACGCCGCTGGCGCCCATGGCGAGCCACGGGAGGTTGACCGGGTCGTCGCCGGAATAGATCTTGATGCCGGTCTCGCGCATCAGCCAGGCGCCGCGGTTGAGGTCGCCGAGGGCGTCCTTGACCGCGATCACGAGCGGGTGATCAGCAAGCCGGGCGTACGTGTCGTCGGCGATCGTGACGCCGGTGCGGCCCGGGATGTCGTAGAGCATGACGGGGGTGTCGTCGCCGGCGCGGGCGACCTCCTCGATGTGCGAGAGGATGCCGGCCTGCGGGGGCTTGCTGTAGTAGGGCGTGACGAGCAGCAGCCCGTGCGCGCCGGCCTTCTTGGCCTGCTCGGCGAGCTCGACGGAGTGACGCGTGTCGTTCGTGCCGACCCCGGCGACGACCGTCGCACGGTCTCCGACGGCTTCGAGGACCGCAGCCAGCAGCCGACCGTCCTCGGCGACGGTGGTGGTCGGCGACTCCCCGGTCG harbors:
- the dapA gene encoding 4-hydroxy-tetrahydrodipicolinate synthase — encoded protein: MTSPLATEAAPFGRVLTAMVTPFTREGELDLADAQKVASYLVDQGSDGLVISGTTGESPTTTVAEDGRLLAAVLEAVGDRATVVAGVGTNDTRHSVELAEQAKKAGAHGLLLVTPYYSKPPQAGILSHIEEVARAGDDTPVMLYDIPGRTGVTIADDTYARLADHPLVIAVKDALGDLNRGAWLMRETGIKIYSGDDPVNLPWLAMGASGVVSVVSHAAAGAYARMVAAVDAGDLATARSINNQLLPAVKAMMTYTQGAITSKAALQLLGVVEHRTMRSPLLEATDEEVAIVRDGLVASGLL